The following proteins are co-located in the Aquarana catesbeiana isolate 2022-GZ linkage group LG02, ASM4218655v1, whole genome shotgun sequence genome:
- the LOC141126560 gene encoding galectin-1-like, with product MFFINLGKDDKNIVIHFDSRFDHGKDKRTIVLNSMVNGVYGEEQRESFFPFQEASDTRICFQFEQDKIIIQLPTGNPLSFPVRFPFEDISYLEIENLKPKLIRLK from the coding sequence ATGTTTTTCATAAACTTGGGAAAAGATGATAAGAATATAGTGATACACTTCGACTCTCGTTTTGACCATGGAAAAGATAAACGCACAATAGTCTTGAACTCTATGGTGAACGGTGTCTATGGAGAAGAGCAGAGGGAAAGCTTCTTCCCCTTCCAGGAGGCATCTGATACCAGGATTTGCTTCCAGTTTGAACAAGACAAGATTATCATACAATTACCTACCGGAAATCCTCTCtcctttccagtccgctttccctTTGAGGATATCTCATACTTGGAGATTGAAAACCTCAAGCCCAAGTTAATCAGACTAAAATGA